The DNA sequence ACGCGGAGCGGAAGAGTACGATCGAGCCGGTCTTCGGCCAGATGCGGACGCGCGGCCTGCGGACCTTCATGCTCCGGGGCAAGCGCAAGGCCGGCCTGGAGTGGTCGCTTTGGTGCGCCACGCACAACCTGCTGAAGCTTTGGCGCGCCCGTAATCGGCAGACAACGCCCGCAATGGCGTAAAAGCGCGGGCATGCGCGCTTTGCCCTGCCCTCGGCACCCTCCGCTGCGCCACCAGAGCGACGAATCGCCCTCCGCTCCACCCCGTCCCACCCCTGGCTCCGGCACTGACGCCGGTCGTCGCCCCGCTCTGCCCCGTATTAGAGGTTTGCGGGACACGCTCTCAAACAGCGGGAACCCCCGAACCCGCTGCTGGCGCATCCGGTTCGGGGCTTCAACTGCATCGGGAAAACAAGCCTAGTCCGCCGCAGTCCGCGCAGGCGGACTTCGTGTCTTTTGAGGCGCGGTTTCAACCGCCGGGCCGGAACCCGCCCCCCCACACCAACCTCTCCTCGTCACGAATCTGGGGTGTGCTCCCTCTCCCACGTCTGTTTGTGGGAGAGGGTCGTCGTGCGCAGCACGCGGGGTGAGGGCCACGAGGCGGTGGGCGCGCGCCGGTTGTCCGTTCCCTGCACCGGGGACGGTTGGCAGCTGATTCCGCCTCTCCGCACGAAGCCGCGGCCCGCGGTCCGCGCCCCGTTCTCCGCCTCCCCGCATCCCCGTCCGTCAACCTCCGCGGCACCCGCCGCACCGCCCCCGCCCGCCCATCCGCCGCAAGCGCGGGTGAACAAATGTGTTCGGCGTTCGCTGGACGGTTGAAAGCGGGCGCCCGTTGCGGTAAGTTTTCGGGATGGCAGAAGAAAACCTGATCGTCCGCGGCGCACGCGAGCACAACCTCCAGAACATCGACGTCGAGATCCCCCGCGACCAGCTCACGGTAATCACCGGGCTGAGCGGGAGCGGCAAGTCGTCGCTCGCCTTCGACACCATCTACGCCGAGGGGCAGCGGCGGTACGTGGAATCGCTTTCCGCGTACGCCCGCCAGTTCCTGGGCATGATGGAAAAGCCCGACGTCGACTCCATCGAGGGGCTCTCGCCGGCCATCTCCATCGAACAGAAGACCGCCGGGCGAAACCCGCGGTCCACCGTCGGCACCGTCACCGAGGTGTACGACTACCTGCGCCTGCTCTGGGCACGCGCGGGCACCCCCCACTGCCCCACCTGCGGCAAGCCGGTCGCCCGGCAGAGCGCGCAGCAGATCGTGGAACGGCTCATGGAGCTTCCGGCCGGCACCTGGCTGGAAGTGCTCGCCCCCGCCGTGCGCGGCCGCAAGGGCGAGTTCCGCGACCTGTTCGAGGAAATGCGCCGCAAGGGCTTTACCCACGCGCGCACCGACGGCGAGGTGCACCGCCTGGAAGAGCCCCCCGTGCTCAACCGCCGCTCCAACCACGACATCAGCATCTACGTGGAGCGCAAGGTGGCGGTGGATGGCGAAAACCGCTCGCGCATCGCCGACGCGGTGGAGCAGGCGCTGCGCTCCGCCGACGGCGTGGTGCAGGTTGTGGCGCACACGCCGGACGCCGTCGATCCGGAGCCGGAGCTGTTCAGCGAGCACTACGCCTGCGCGGAGTGCGGCGTCAGCATCCCGGAGCTGGAACCGCGGCAGTTTTCCTTCAACTCCCCCTACGGCGCCTGCACGGCGTGCGGCGGCCTGGGCACGCGCAAGGAGCCGGACCCGGACCTCGTCCTGGCGGACCGCTCGCTCTCCATCCTGGAAGGCGTCGTCCTTCCCTGGGGCGTGCCCCGCGGCCATCTGCGCGGGACGATCCTGGAAGGGCTGGCCGACGCGGTGGGCTTCGACCTCAACACTCCGTGGCAGGAACTGACGGACGAGGTGCGCCGCCTGCTGATGTACGGCGCGGACGACAAGGGCGCGCCCAAGGGTGGCAAGGCCATCAGCAAGAAGCTGAAGTGGGCCGGCATTCTGCGCGACGTGGAGCAGCGCTACAAGGAAAGCAGCAGCGACTCCGTGCGCGAGACGCTGGAAGAGTACATGAGCACCCTGGCGTGCGGCACCTGCCACGGCGCGCGGCTGCGGCCCGAAAGCCTGGCCGTCACCGTCGGCGGGCGCTCGCTGGGCGACATCGTGGCCATGCCGGTGGCGGAGTCGCTGGGCTTTTTTGAGTATGTGGACGGCCTGCCGACCATGTCGCGCGACATCGCCGCGCCCATCCTCAAGGAAGTGCGCGAGCGGCTGTCGTTTCTGGTCAACGTGGGGCTGGAGTACCTGACGATGGGCCGCTCGGCGGAAACGCTCAGCGGCGGCGAGGCGCAGCGCATCCGCCTGGCCACGCAGATCGGCTCGCGGCTGGTGGGCGTTCTCTACATCCTGGACGAGCCCAGCATTGGCCTGCACCAGCGTGACAACGAGCGGCTGCTGGAAACGCTCAAGCAGCTGCGCGACCTGGGCAACACCGTGCTGGTGGTGGAGCACGACGAGGACACCATCCGCGCCGCGGACTACGTCGTCGACCTGGGCCCGCGCGCGGGGCGGCACGGCGGCAAGGTGATCGCCGCGGGTTCGGTGGATGACGTGACCGCGGCGGAGGAGTCGCTTACCGGCGCTTACCTGCGCGGCGAGCGTCGCATCGAGATTCCCGTGGAACGGCGGATCCCGGTGGAGGGGCGCGAGCTCACCATCCGCAACGCGCGCGAGCACAACCTGCGCGGGCTGGACGTCAGCATTCCGCTGGGCTGCTTCGTGGCGGTGACGGGCGTGTCGGGATCGGGGAAGTCGACGCTGATCAACGACATCCTGTGGAATGTGCTGGCGCGCAAGTTCTACCGCGCCAAGACGGTGGCCGGCGCGCACGACTGCATCGACGGGCTGCAGCTGCTGGACAAGGTGGTGGACATCGACCAGTCCCCCATCGGCCGCACGCCCCGCTCCAATCCCGCCACGTACACCGGCCTTTTCACCGTCATCCGCGACCTGTTCGCGGAGCTGCCGGAAAGCAAGATGCGCGGCTACACGCCCGGGCGCTTCAGCTTCAACGTCAAGGGCGGGCGCTGCGAGGCGTGCCAGGGCGACGGCCTGGTGAAGATCGAGATGCACTTCCTGCCGGACGTCTACGTTCCGTGCGAGGTGTGCCGCGGCAAGCGCTACAACCGCGAAACGCTCGAGGTGTTCTACAAGGGCCACTCCATCGCCGACGTGCTGGAACTGACGGTGGATGAAGGGCTTGAGCTGTTCGACGCCGTCCCTCGCCTGAAGCGCTCGCTGCAGACGCTGTCGGACGTCGGTCTCGGCTACATTCACCTGGGCCAGGCCGCGACGACGCTTTCGGGCGGCGAGGCGCAGCGGGTGAAGCTGGCGACGGAGCTGAGCAAGCTGGCCACCGGGCAGACGTTCTACATCCTGGACGAGCCCACGACGGGGCTGCACTTCGAGGACGTGCGGATGCTGCTGGAGGTGCTGCACCGGCTGGTGGAGCGGGGCAACACGGTGCTGGTGATCGAGCACAATCTGGATGTGATCAAGACCGCGGACTGGATCATCGACCTGGGGCCGGAGGGCGGGCCCAAGGGCGGCGCGGTGGTGGCGGCGGGAACGCCGGAGCAGGTGGCGCAGGTGGAGGGATCGTTCACCGGGCGGTTCCTGCAGACGCTGCTGGGCAAGACCGCGCCCGCGGAAACACCGGCCGCCCCCGCGGAGCCGGGCACCCGCAAACGCGGCCGGCCGCGCAAAACTGAGAACGCGTGATGAACTGAGGGCCGCTCTCCGGAGCGGCCCTTCGCGCGTCCGGGGCAGATGGTCGTGAACAGCCGGTCATCGCCGTCCGATGGGGGCGGTGAAAGGCGGTCACGGCCGGCGCGGCTTGCGGCAGACGTTTTCGGCGGATATTCATCCGTTCCCGCTCCGGCCGCGCTTTCGGCCCTCCCTCGTCACCCGATTCTGATTCCATCCGTGCGATACCGCCTGCTGCTTCTGTCGAGCCTTGCCTTTGCCGCCGCCGCGCCCGGTGCGGCCTCCGCGCAGGATTCCCAGCTGCCGCTGGAGCCGGGCTGCGTGCGCGAGCGGATGCCGGCCCGCAGGGCGCGTCCGGACCGCCGCCGGCCGGAGGAGATCCGCCGCGACTCCACGAACAAGTCCATTCGCGACACCGTTCAGGCGCGCATCATGGAGGCGGCGCGGCAGGCCGGCGTCGCGGAACCGTACGGCGACCTGGTGGTGGAGTTCGTGAACCACCAGACCGGCGCCACGCGGGCGTTCGTGGACGCCAACGTGGCGGGCGACGTGGTGCAGGGCGTGCTGGACCAGGCCGCGCCTCTGCTGGCCACGCTTCCCGTGGAAGACGAGTACTTCGTGGTCTCCCTGCCCCAGCGCACCGAGCCGCCCCTGGCGCCGGGGACGGAATACATCGAGTGCCCTCCCGTTCCGGTGAACGGGCCCGCGGTCCGCGCCGCGTTTCAGCAGTTGATGCTGGCCAATCCCGGCATGGACGGCGCCATGAACCTCCGGCTCCGCTTTCTGGTGAGCCGCAACGGGCACGTCCTCTACAGCTATCTCAGCCGCGGCTCGGTGGACCCGCAGGTGAAGCCGGCCTTTGTGGAGCTGGCCCGGCTGTACGTTTTCCGCCCGGCGACGGTCAACTATGAGCCGGTGAACGTCTGGACGGAGCAGCCCCTGTCTCTGGTGAGCGAGCCGTAGCACCTGTGGCCGGCATCCCGGGCCCGGCGGGGCCCGGGATGCGCTCCGCTTCCGCAAGTCCGCCGTCCGCCGTAGCTTGTGCGCAGTGCCTCCCCGCGGTTCCCGCACCCCCGCAGTCCCCATGTCCAGCTCCCACCCGCTGCTGCGCGGATTCGTCCGCGTGCTTTCCGCCACCTCGTTTGCGCTGGGCGCGCTGACGCTCATCGGCTTCGTGCAGGAGGTCCGGCTGAGCGGCGCCGGCTTCAGCATCCATTTGCTGGTGATGATGGTGCTGCTGAGCGCGGGCGGGCCGGCGGCGGCCATGCTGGCGCTGGTGCTGGCGTTCCGCAGCTGGGACCGGCAGGACGCGCGCGTGCTGGCCACCTTTCTGGCCCTGCTCTCGTATCCGCTCGCCGGCGAATCCGTCTGGTGGATGCTGACGGCGAGCGGCCTTCCCCGCTGGGCCATGATGTCGCTGGACACGCTGCTCCCCCTGATGGCCGTGGCGGGAATGGCGATGCTCATCCGCTTCTCCGCCGTCTTTCCCCGCCCGCTGCACCCTGCGGACGTGCAGCCGCGCGCCCGCTCGCGCCCGGCCCGCGCCATCTCGGCCGCGCAGGCGTGGACGATGGATGAGCGGAACCTGCGCCGCACCGCCGCGTGGTTCTGCGCGATCGTCGTCGTCATCCCGCAGATGGTGAACATCGCGATCGAGGGTGGCGGCGCGCGACTGCGGCTGGCGGGCGTGGCTGCCCGGTATGCCACCGTCGCCGCGCTGCTCGCCACGCTGGTGATCGCCCTCGCCAACCTGCGGGCCAGCTACCGCCGCGCGGATGCCCCGGAGCGGCGCCGCATTTTCTGGGTGCTGGAGGGGTGCGTGCTGGCCGCCGCCGTCGCGCTCATCGCCTCGGCGCTCCGGCTGCTGCAGAGCGCCACGGGATACACGCCGCCGGTTCCCTACTGGTTCGCGCTGTCGCTGCTGGCGGGCTTTCTGGGGCTGCTGGCCTGCCTTGCGTTCGCCATGTTCGGCTCGGGCGCGCTTGACCCGGCGCTCGCCATCCGCCGCACCGCCGTCGCCAGCGCGGTGGGATTGATGACGGTGATTCTCTTTGCCACGCTGGAGCAGGTGCTGCAGGGCTGGGTGGGCGCGCGGCTGGGGCTCAGCGACCGGGCGGGGGGCGTGCTCACCGGTGTCGCCGTCGGGCTGGCGTTCGAGCCCGTGCGCACCCGCACCATCCTGCTCGTGGAGCGGCTGATCGGCGCGCCGAAGCCCGCGGCGGACGCGCCCGCCGCCGCGTCCACCGTCCCCGCCGTTCCCGCCGCCCTCGCGTGACGCTAACTCGCGCCACCGTACTCCGCGCCGCCATGCGCTATCTGCTCCTGCTGGGCCTGATCTACGCCGGGTTCTCGCTGCTGATGTGGGTGGCCGCGGACCGGCTGATCTTCATGCCGCCGGCCGCGCGCTACGCCCGTACGCCCGACATCCTGCTGCTGCCGCGCGACGGGGGCGGCGTGGTGGCGGCCGTGCACCTGCGTAATCCGGACGCGCGGTACACCGTGCTGTACAGCCACGGCAACGGCGAAGACCTCGCGCAGGACATGCCCTTTCTGCGCGACCTGCGGGACGCGGGCTTCAGCGTGCTGGCGTACGACTACAGCGGCTACGGCCTCAGCACCGGCCGTCCGTCCGAGCAGGCCGCCTACCGCGACGAGGACGCCGCGTTCGACTACCTCACCCGCGCCGCCGGGGTGCCCGCGGACCGCATCATCGTCCACGGCCGCTCGCTGGGCGGCGGGCCCGCGGCGGATCTGGCCGCGCGCCGCCCTGTCGCGGGATTGATTCTGGAAAGCACCTTCACCAGCGTCGGCGGGGTGTTCAGCCGGGTGCGGGTGCTGCCGTTCGACCGGTTCCGGACGGTCGACAAGCTCCCCCGCGTCACCGCGCCGGTGCTGGTGATTCACGGCACCTCGGACGAGGTGATTCCGTTCGCGCACGGGCAGCGGCTGCGCGCCCTCGCCCCGGGGAACGCGCGCGAGTTCTGGGTTCAGGGCGCCGGGCACAACGATCTCGTGTTCGTCGCGGGCGAGGCGTACTGGCACACGCTGCGCGATTTCGCCGCCTCGCTCCCCGCGCCGCCGCCGCGCTGAATCACTGGTGCGGTTGAGGGTGGATCGGCCGCGGCGTACTCCGAGGCGCCGACTGCCCGGATCACCCCGCCTGAAACCGTGGTGCGCATCCGCCCGTTCTGGATGCCGGATCGCGTCGCGCCCGGCCTGTCTCGGCCCGGCACCCGCGCGGCACCAGCGGGTACACATCCGCCTCGCCCCATCCCCGATCTTCCTGGAGTTCTTCCATGCGCCGTCGCGGTAC is a window from the Longimicrobium terrae genome containing:
- a CDS encoding transposase, with the protein product AERKSTIEPVFGQMRTRGLRTFMLRGKRKAGLEWSLWCATHNLLKLWRARNRQTTPAMA
- the uvrA gene encoding excinuclease ABC subunit UvrA → MAEENLIVRGAREHNLQNIDVEIPRDQLTVITGLSGSGKSSLAFDTIYAEGQRRYVESLSAYARQFLGMMEKPDVDSIEGLSPAISIEQKTAGRNPRSTVGTVTEVYDYLRLLWARAGTPHCPTCGKPVARQSAQQIVERLMELPAGTWLEVLAPAVRGRKGEFRDLFEEMRRKGFTHARTDGEVHRLEEPPVLNRRSNHDISIYVERKVAVDGENRSRIADAVEQALRSADGVVQVVAHTPDAVDPEPELFSEHYACAECGVSIPELEPRQFSFNSPYGACTACGGLGTRKEPDPDLVLADRSLSILEGVVLPWGVPRGHLRGTILEGLADAVGFDLNTPWQELTDEVRRLLMYGADDKGAPKGGKAISKKLKWAGILRDVEQRYKESSSDSVRETLEEYMSTLACGTCHGARLRPESLAVTVGGRSLGDIVAMPVAESLGFFEYVDGLPTMSRDIAAPILKEVRERLSFLVNVGLEYLTMGRSAETLSGGEAQRIRLATQIGSRLVGVLYILDEPSIGLHQRDNERLLETLKQLRDLGNTVLVVEHDEDTIRAADYVVDLGPRAGRHGGKVIAAGSVDDVTAAEESLTGAYLRGERRIEIPVERRIPVEGRELTIRNAREHNLRGLDVSIPLGCFVAVTGVSGSGKSTLINDILWNVLARKFYRAKTVAGAHDCIDGLQLLDKVVDIDQSPIGRTPRSNPATYTGLFTVIRDLFAELPESKMRGYTPGRFSFNVKGGRCEACQGDGLVKIEMHFLPDVYVPCEVCRGKRYNRETLEVFYKGHSIADVLELTVDEGLELFDAVPRLKRSLQTLSDVGLGYIHLGQAATTLSGGEAQRVKLATELSKLATGQTFYILDEPTTGLHFEDVRMLLEVLHRLVERGNTVLVIEHNLDVIKTADWIIDLGPEGGPKGGAVVAAGTPEQVAQVEGSFTGRFLQTLLGKTAPAETPAAPAEPGTRKRGRPRKTENA
- a CDS encoding alpha/beta hydrolase → MRYLLLLGLIYAGFSLLMWVAADRLIFMPPAARYARTPDILLLPRDGGGVVAAVHLRNPDARYTVLYSHGNGEDLAQDMPFLRDLRDAGFSVLAYDYSGYGLSTGRPSEQAAYRDEDAAFDYLTRAAGVPADRIIVHGRSLGGGPAADLAARRPVAGLILESTFTSVGGVFSRVRVLPFDRFRTVDKLPRVTAPVLVIHGTSDEVIPFAHGQRLRALAPGNAREFWVQGAGHNDLVFVAGEAYWHTLRDFAASLPAPPPR